Proteins from a single region of Catenulispora acidiphila DSM 44928:
- a CDS encoding right-handed parallel beta-helix repeat-containing protein, which produces MTKRSVPFGVRSLISLRSLLTAAATLSLLGAAGLTAVSRADSAAAGVAGQVYVSPTGDDTNPGTASAPVRTISKAQSLVRALDQTMSADVTVVLEDGFYRMTSPLTLTAADSGSNGHNVVWTAAAGAHPVLAGSDQITGWKPMSSGSPIWVAQAPAGLQTRQLYVDGVRASRANGALPAALTGQNTTGYSGGGTAMAAWRNPSGAKPQLEFVYRGGLGAWTEPRCPVASFSGAAVTMAQPCWTNSTARAGSFPDGRAYNLVGRSSITEQPTSVENAFQFLGAKTPGQWFLDQGDSKLYYVPRPGETMSSADVEAPALQSLVTGGGTASAPLHNVVFSGIQFSYATWLGPQFHTQGTSDGFSEIQANYQVTGAKGAASQGLCHIPPSSYTLGTCPFGAWTQIPGNVSLTYDQNIQFTGDAFVHLGAAGLALGDGSQNDVVKGDVVTDVSGNGIELGNVDMPTATGASQTSGNAVTDNHVFDVPVEFHGGIGIDSGYTAHDSVSHNQIDHTPYTAISQGWGGWPDKEKEAPQANFSHDNAISNNLIFDHMSLLNDGGAIYTQGITGTSLATGEHVTGNDIHDQTGSGHVIYTDNGCTFETITGNAVYNNTTAQAWASRHTDYAPGATTTYDPTDVESNYFQNPATYTTGGGLTVAKNTTITGASQVPATIVANAGIESAYQSVLTWTQAPLPPVTGSGNGDLVLSALTVNDPPNAANWSIQSNLQTGVQIYGDRTYTLATLPPALAGAAWVRVANASKTVTTNPLVTFTISKPATVYLAVDVRTGKRSWMDTTWTDTATTLTDDENGTTRTFELYAKPYPAGPVSLGPNAANNDGYDIAVK; this is translated from the coding sequence ATGACAAAACGCTCTGTGCCGTTCGGTGTCAGATCATTGATCAGTCTTCGATCTCTGCTGACCGCGGCGGCGACCCTCTCCCTGCTCGGCGCGGCGGGTCTGACCGCCGTCAGCCGGGCCGACAGCGCGGCGGCGGGCGTCGCCGGCCAGGTCTACGTCTCGCCGACCGGCGACGACACCAATCCCGGGACCGCCTCGGCGCCGGTCCGGACGATCAGCAAGGCGCAGTCGCTGGTCCGCGCACTGGACCAGACCATGAGCGCCGACGTGACGGTGGTCCTGGAAGACGGTTTCTACCGGATGACCAGCCCTCTGACACTCACCGCCGCCGACTCCGGTAGCAACGGCCACAACGTGGTCTGGACCGCCGCCGCCGGCGCGCATCCGGTCCTGGCCGGCTCGGACCAGATCACCGGCTGGAAGCCGATGAGTTCCGGCAGCCCGATCTGGGTCGCGCAGGCTCCGGCGGGACTCCAGACCCGGCAGCTCTACGTTGACGGCGTCCGTGCCAGCCGCGCCAACGGCGCCCTGCCCGCCGCGCTGACCGGCCAGAACACCACCGGCTACAGCGGCGGCGGCACGGCGATGGCCGCCTGGCGCAACCCGAGCGGCGCCAAGCCGCAGCTGGAGTTCGTCTATCGCGGCGGCCTCGGCGCCTGGACCGAGCCGCGCTGCCCGGTCGCCTCGTTCAGCGGCGCGGCGGTGACCATGGCGCAGCCGTGCTGGACCAACTCCACGGCGCGCGCCGGCTCCTTCCCCGACGGCCGCGCGTACAACCTGGTGGGCCGCAGCTCCATCACCGAACAGCCGACGAGCGTGGAGAACGCCTTCCAGTTCCTCGGCGCGAAGACCCCGGGCCAGTGGTTCCTCGACCAGGGTGACAGCAAGCTGTATTACGTTCCGCGCCCCGGCGAGACGATGAGCAGCGCCGACGTCGAGGCGCCGGCGCTGCAGAGCCTGGTCACCGGCGGCGGCACGGCTTCGGCGCCGCTGCACAACGTGGTGTTCTCCGGCATCCAGTTCTCCTACGCGACCTGGCTCGGACCGCAGTTCCACACCCAGGGCACCTCCGACGGCTTCTCCGAGATCCAGGCGAACTACCAGGTGACCGGCGCCAAGGGTGCGGCCTCGCAAGGGCTCTGCCACATCCCGCCGTCGAGCTACACGCTCGGGACGTGCCCTTTCGGGGCGTGGACGCAGATCCCCGGCAACGTCTCGCTCACCTATGACCAGAACATCCAGTTCACCGGCGACGCCTTCGTCCACCTGGGAGCCGCCGGCCTGGCGCTCGGCGACGGCTCGCAGAACGACGTGGTCAAGGGCGACGTGGTCACGGACGTGTCGGGCAACGGCATCGAGCTGGGCAACGTGGACATGCCGACGGCGACCGGGGCGTCGCAGACCTCTGGCAACGCCGTCACCGACAACCATGTGTTCGACGTCCCGGTCGAATTCCACGGCGGCATCGGCATCGACTCCGGCTACACGGCGCACGACAGCGTCAGCCACAACCAGATCGACCACACGCCCTACACCGCGATCTCGCAGGGCTGGGGCGGCTGGCCGGACAAGGAGAAGGAGGCGCCGCAGGCGAACTTCTCCCACGACAACGCCATCTCCAACAACCTGATCTTCGACCACATGAGCCTGCTGAACGACGGCGGCGCCATCTACACGCAGGGCATCACCGGCACGTCCCTGGCCACCGGCGAACATGTGACCGGCAACGACATCCACGACCAGACCGGCAGCGGCCATGTGATCTACACCGACAACGGCTGCACCTTCGAGACCATCACCGGCAACGCCGTCTACAACAACACCACCGCCCAAGCCTGGGCCTCACGCCACACCGACTACGCCCCCGGCGCCACCACCACCTACGACCCCACCGACGTGGAGAGCAACTACTTCCAGAACCCCGCGACCTACACCACCGGCGGCGGCCTCACCGTCGCGAAGAACACCACCATCACCGGCGCATCACAGGTCCCCGCCACGATCGTGGCGAACGCCGGCATCGAATCCGCCTACCAGAGCGTCCTCACCTGGACCCAGGCACCCCTCCCGCCGGTCACCGGCTCAGGCAACGGCGACCTGGTCCTGTCCGCCCTGACCGTGAACGACCCCCCGAACGCCGCCAACTGGTCGATCCAGAGCAACCTCCAGACCGGCGTCCAGATCTACGGCGACCGTACCTACACCCTCGCAACCCTGCCGCCGGCCCTCGCCGGCGCGGCATGGGTCCGAGTGGCGAACGCCTCGAAGACGGTCACCACCAACCCCCTGGTCACCTTCACGATCAGCAAGCCGGCAACGGTCTACCTGGCAGTGGACGTCCGCACCGGCAAACGCTCCTGGATGGACACCACCTGGACCGACACCGCCACCACCCTCACCGATGACGAGAACGGCACAACCCGAACCTTCGAGCTCTACGCCAAGCCCTACCCGGCCGGCCCGGTCTCGCTCGGTCCCAACGCGGCAAACAACGACGGCTACGACATCGCCGTGAAGTAG
- a CDS encoding alpha-galactosidase D: MRRRPPGIRTRTWTAAVGLALAAALLPPIGATAPAHAEDNGVGLTPALGWSSWSSVRTHPTAAKIDAQADAMKSSGLAAAGFQYVNVDDFWYQCPGSQGPNVDANGRWVTDATKFPASGSTNGIQAAANHVHADGLKFGLYVTPGVSQQAVSQNSAILGTSYHVKDIATTTAEKNYNCKGMVGIDYSKPGAQAFINSWADEFASWGVDYVKIDGVGTSDVPDLQAWSKALVQTGRPIHLELSNNLAIGSASTWQQYSNGWRTGGDIECYSKCTTAGTLTDWSHVQSRFGQVASWQPYGGPGAFNDYDSLEVGNGSATGLTDAEQQSQMSLWALAASPLILGTDLTNLNSTELGYLKNGRVLAVDQDAIDASRIVNNGNQQVYIKKEKDGSVIIGLFNYSGTGSTTVSVPLSAAGISGSATATDLWSGASVGTISGTYSVTLGAGAVKLIKVAPSGSGGSTTIEAEAAGNTIAGAAKIATCAACSGGHKVGYIGKGAANAVTINGITESAAGTHTLTISYLVSGTRSFSISVNGGPDIVEQLTGTSFATPATTSVAVQLAAGTNTIKFDNDTAYAPDLDAITVS; the protein is encoded by the coding sequence ATGAGGCGACGCCCGCCAGGGATCAGGACCAGGACGTGGACCGCGGCTGTCGGGCTGGCGCTGGCGGCCGCGCTGCTGCCGCCGATCGGCGCGACCGCCCCGGCGCACGCCGAGGACAACGGCGTCGGGCTCACCCCGGCGCTGGGCTGGTCCAGCTGGAGCTCGGTCCGCACGCACCCGACCGCCGCGAAGATCGACGCCCAGGCCGACGCCATGAAGTCCTCCGGGCTGGCCGCGGCCGGCTTCCAGTACGTCAACGTGGACGACTTCTGGTACCAGTGCCCGGGAAGCCAGGGCCCGAACGTCGACGCCAACGGCCGCTGGGTCACCGACGCCACGAAGTTCCCGGCGTCCGGCAGCACCAACGGGATCCAGGCCGCCGCGAACCATGTGCACGCCGACGGCTTGAAGTTCGGCCTCTACGTCACCCCCGGCGTCTCCCAGCAGGCCGTCTCGCAGAACAGCGCGATCCTCGGCACGTCGTACCACGTCAAGGACATCGCGACCACGACGGCGGAGAAGAACTACAACTGCAAGGGCATGGTCGGCATCGACTACTCCAAGCCCGGCGCGCAGGCGTTCATCAACTCCTGGGCTGACGAGTTCGCGTCCTGGGGCGTGGACTACGTGAAGATCGACGGTGTCGGAACCTCCGACGTCCCCGACCTCCAGGCGTGGTCCAAAGCGCTGGTGCAGACCGGGCGCCCGATCCACCTGGAGCTGTCCAACAACCTCGCGATCGGCAGCGCCTCAACCTGGCAGCAGTACTCCAACGGCTGGCGCACCGGCGGCGACATCGAGTGCTACTCCAAGTGCACCACGGCCGGGACGCTCACCGACTGGAGCCACGTGCAGAGCCGGTTCGGCCAGGTCGCCTCGTGGCAGCCGTACGGCGGGCCCGGAGCGTTCAACGACTACGACTCGCTGGAGGTCGGCAACGGCTCCGCCACCGGCCTCACCGACGCCGAGCAGCAGTCGCAGATGAGCCTGTGGGCGCTGGCCGCGAGCCCGCTGATCCTGGGCACCGATCTGACGAATCTGAACTCCACCGAGCTCGGCTACCTGAAGAACGGTCGCGTCCTGGCTGTCGACCAGGACGCGATCGATGCCTCGCGCATCGTGAACAACGGCAACCAGCAGGTCTACATCAAGAAGGAGAAGGACGGCAGCGTCATCATCGGCCTGTTCAACTACAGCGGCACGGGATCGACGACGGTCAGCGTCCCGCTGTCGGCCGCTGGTATCTCCGGCAGCGCCACCGCGACAGACCTGTGGAGCGGCGCCTCGGTCGGCACCATCAGCGGCACATACAGCGTGACGCTCGGCGCCGGCGCGGTGAAGCTGATCAAGGTGGCTCCCTCAGGATCCGGCGGGAGCACCACGATCGAAGCCGAGGCAGCCGGCAACACCATCGCCGGCGCCGCCAAGATCGCCACCTGCGCGGCATGCTCCGGCGGCCACAAGGTCGGCTATATCGGCAAGGGTGCGGCGAACGCCGTGACCATCAACGGAATCACCGAGTCCGCAGCCGGAACCCACACGCTGACCATCTCCTATCTGGTCAGCGGTACCCGGAGCTTCTCCATCAGCGTCAACGGCGGGCCGGACATCGTCGAGCAGCTGACCGGGACCAGTTTCGCCACGCCGGCGACCACGAGTGTGGCGGTGCAGCTCGCTGCCGGAACCAACACGATCAAGTTCGACAACGACACGGCGTACGCGCCGGATCTGGACGCGATCACGGTGAGCTGA
- a CDS encoding alpha/beta fold hydrolase, translating into MATDEVDEQHDAIDVEHYLAADLPRRPWHRRVLRRTAKTVAVVFVTLTMLSVPYNAYTAGTVAPPPGLTYVTADGIHTRYETWGTSGSPIVLVHGAVEDSDTWQDLAAVLAKDHRVYALDLTGSGYSRRVSPYTPQHMAAQLTGLVTALHIDRPVLVSHSSGAAVAAEAVLESPHTYSGLMFLDGDGLPIPSPGVTWVLGPLRTSVLRLVLRSDWAIRTIYASECGPSCPRLDAAGVERFRRPYQVAGAEQGLWDTLDTVGGPGLPASRLSQLTQLCLPKAVTFGAQDSMFAANAPQSVAANIGAPAPTVIQGAHHLSLVSHPAQVAASVEALVARAEPAC; encoded by the coding sequence ATGGCGACGGACGAGGTGGACGAGCAGCACGACGCGATCGACGTCGAGCACTACCTCGCGGCCGACCTCCCGCGCCGCCCCTGGCACCGCCGCGTCCTCCGCCGCACGGCCAAGACCGTCGCGGTCGTCTTCGTGACCCTGACGATGCTCTCGGTGCCCTATAACGCCTACACCGCGGGCACGGTCGCGCCGCCGCCGGGCCTCACCTACGTCACCGCCGACGGCATCCACACCCGCTACGAGACCTGGGGGACCAGCGGCTCGCCGATCGTCCTGGTCCACGGCGCTGTCGAAGACTCCGACACCTGGCAGGACCTGGCCGCCGTCCTCGCGAAAGACCACCGCGTCTACGCCCTGGACCTCACCGGCTCCGGCTACAGCCGGCGCGTCTCGCCCTACACCCCCCAACACATGGCCGCGCAGCTCACCGGCTTGGTCACCGCACTCCACATCGACCGCCCGGTGCTGGTGTCCCACTCCAGCGGCGCGGCCGTCGCCGCCGAGGCGGTGCTGGAGTCTCCGCACACCTACAGCGGTCTGATGTTCCTCGACGGCGACGGTCTGCCGATCCCGAGCCCAGGCGTCACATGGGTTCTGGGCCCTCTGCGTACCTCGGTGCTCCGATTGGTGCTGCGCTCGGACTGGGCGATCCGCACCATCTACGCCTCCGAATGCGGACCGTCCTGCCCACGCCTGGACGCCGCCGGCGTCGAGCGGTTCCGGCGCCCCTACCAGGTAGCCGGAGCCGAACAAGGACTCTGGGACACCCTGGACACCGTCGGCGGACCGGGACTGCCGGCCTCCCGGCTGTCCCAGCTCACGCAGCTGTGCCTGCCCAAGGCCGTCACCTTCGGCGCCCAGGACTCGATGTTCGCTGCGAACGCACCTCAGAGCGTCGCGGCAAACATCGGAGCACCGGCGCCCACGGTCATCCAAGGCGCACACCACCTGTCGCTGGTCTCCCATCCAGCGCAGGTGGCGGCGTCTGTGGAGGCGCTGGTGGCTCGGGCCGAACCCGCTTGCTGA
- a CDS encoding MarR family winged helix-turn-helix transcriptional regulator codes for MPSPAKSAKSAKSSDAHTWSRLLILHAHVESRLATVLQRRHGLGLSEYRALSFLDQADNSELRMTELADLLGLNQSSVTRLVGRLNAAEFTYRDLCPDDKRGAYTVLTDAGRERYREARATYEATLSAALDELAAADPAHAAVVEAARAAA; via the coding sequence ATGCCGTCGCCGGCCAAGTCAGCGAAGTCAGCGAAGTCCTCAGACGCCCACACCTGGAGCCGTCTGCTGATCCTGCACGCGCACGTCGAAAGCCGCCTGGCCACCGTCCTGCAACGCCGCCACGGCCTCGGCCTGTCCGAATACCGCGCCCTGAGCTTCCTGGACCAGGCCGACAACAGCGAGCTGCGCATGACCGAACTCGCCGACCTCCTCGGCCTCAACCAGAGCTCGGTCACCCGGCTGGTCGGCCGCCTCAACGCCGCCGAGTTCACCTACCGCGACCTGTGTCCCGACGACAAGCGCGGCGCCTACACCGTCCTGACCGACGCCGGCCGCGAGCGCTACCGCGAGGCGCGCGCCACCTACGAAGCCACCCTCAGCGCCGCCCTCGACGAGCTCGCCGCCGCCGACCCGGCGCACGCCGCCGTCGTCGAGGCGGCCCGCGCTGCCGCGTGA
- a CDS encoding DMT family transporter has product MAWGYLLIASVFEVVFALATDATHGFTVLGPSLLTVAAAAGGIFFLSLALKTLDVGVGYTVWTGIGSVGTVVFGTALFHEAVTPAKVIAFVLIIGGVLGLKVADKLAAA; this is encoded by the coding sequence ATGGCTTGGGGCTACCTGCTCATCGCGTCCGTCTTCGAGGTGGTGTTCGCGCTGGCGACCGACGCCACGCACGGGTTCACCGTGCTCGGTCCCTCGCTGCTGACGGTCGCCGCGGCCGCCGGCGGGATCTTCTTCCTGAGCCTGGCGCTCAAGACGCTGGACGTCGGCGTCGGCTACACGGTGTGGACCGGGATCGGGTCGGTCGGGACGGTCGTGTTCGGCACGGCGCTGTTCCACGAGGCGGTGACGCCGGCGAAGGTGATCGCGTTCGTCCTGATCATCGGCGGGGTGCTGGGACTGAAGGTCGCCGACAAGCTCGCCGCCGCCTGA
- a CDS encoding DMT family transporter, which translates to MAWIYLLIASVFEVAFALGTNATRGFTRLWPSVFTLVAAACGVFTLSLALRTLDVSVGYTIWTGIGSIGTVVLGSVIYKERITTPKMIAFAAIIAGALVLRLGS; encoded by the coding sequence ATGGCGTGGATCTACTTGCTGATCGCCTCGGTCTTCGAGGTCGCTTTCGCCTTGGGCACCAACGCCACGCGGGGTTTCACCCGGCTGTGGCCGTCGGTGTTCACGCTCGTCGCCGCCGCGTGCGGCGTGTTCACGCTGAGCCTGGCGCTGCGCACGCTGGACGTGAGCGTCGGGTACACCATCTGGACCGGGATCGGGTCGATCGGCACCGTGGTGCTGGGATCGGTCATCTACAAGGAGCGGATCACGACGCCGAAGATGATCGCGTTCGCGGCGATCATCGCCGGGGCGCTCGTGCTGCGGCTGGGGTCGTGA
- a CDS encoding helix-turn-helix transcriptional regulator, with protein sequence MAKPRQSRLRRAGLARAREAAGLTQEAFATRAGVEVSTVVRWESGCTTPLPGKRPQIARVLGVGLHDLERLLSPEVPQVQAQTQTQAVGWEGADDGRLAAIAGVREEIAKLTAEYEARPATGLVVPAVGLLGRVETLRECASGGSGDTQLPAIPAETFLDAAELSVSATSSAMSATGARLPAWSTSATASISSIPSMPSMASMPLSTLTPPRPAAPATTPIRWRRDLDVAEAEAALLVGRLLWDAAGRRDSSAAAEFFDRAARRAAQAGDSVLHVTVTLRAAFVGLYGGDPRAGVRRCVQAAVIAAPVSEALFALARLHAAEGHALLGNAAECDRALTTARGAMAAISPDDPSPGACPPRTYQRLAGAAYLALGRHTEARAALTEAAIRYEPGKTLAVVLGHLALACLGEGDTDAALRHVYTSVELAEAAQSVGALAVAFRAGREIVRSSDAAQPGTREVVDRLLAVLGG encoded by the coding sequence ATGGCCAAGCCCAGACAGTCCAGGCTCCGCCGCGCAGGGCTCGCCCGAGCCCGCGAGGCGGCCGGGCTCACGCAGGAGGCGTTCGCCACCCGCGCCGGCGTCGAGGTGTCCACCGTCGTGCGCTGGGAGAGCGGATGCACCACGCCGCTGCCCGGGAAACGTCCCCAGATAGCGCGGGTGCTCGGCGTCGGGCTGCACGATCTGGAGCGGCTGCTGTCACCGGAAGTGCCGCAGGTGCAAGCGCAGACGCAGACGCAGGCAGTCGGCTGGGAGGGCGCCGACGACGGACGGCTGGCGGCGATCGCCGGCGTCCGCGAGGAGATCGCGAAGCTGACGGCCGAATACGAGGCGCGGCCGGCGACGGGCTTGGTGGTGCCGGCGGTCGGACTGCTGGGGCGGGTGGAGACCTTGCGGGAGTGCGCGAGCGGCGGTTCGGGCGATACTCAGCTTCCTGCGATACCCGCTGAAACCTTTCTCGATGCCGCGGAGCTGTCTGTCTCGGCCACCTCATCTGCTATGTCCGCGACGGGCGCGCGCCTGCCGGCGTGGTCCACATCCGCCACGGCGTCCATATCCTCCATACCCTCCATGCCGTCCATGGCATCCATGCCGCTGTCCACATTGACGCCGCCCCGGCCGGCCGCCCCGGCGACCACCCCCATCCGCTGGCGCCGCGACCTGGACGTCGCCGAAGCCGAAGCCGCCCTGCTCGTCGGCCGCCTGTTATGGGACGCCGCCGGCCGCCGCGACTCCTCGGCCGCCGCAGAGTTCTTCGACCGCGCCGCCCGCCGCGCGGCCCAAGCGGGCGACTCGGTCCTGCACGTCACCGTGACCCTGCGCGCGGCCTTCGTCGGCCTCTACGGCGGCGACCCCCGCGCCGGCGTCCGCCGCTGCGTCCAGGCCGCCGTCATAGCGGCACCGGTCAGCGAGGCGCTGTTCGCCCTGGCCCGCCTCCACGCCGCCGAAGGCCACGCCCTCCTCGGCAACGCCGCCGAATGCGACCGAGCCCTCACCACAGCCCGCGGCGCGATGGCCGCCATCAGCCCCGACGACCCGTCACCCGGCGCCTGCCCGCCCCGCACCTACCAACGCCTCGCCGGAGCCGCCTACCTGGCCCTCGGCCGCCACACCGAGGCACGCGCAGCCCTCACCGAAGCCGCCATCCGCTACGAGCCCGGCAAAACCCTCGCCGTAGTCCTCGGCCACCTAGCACTCGCCTGCCTCGGCGAAGGCGACACCGACGCCGCCCTCCGCCACGTCTACACCTCCGTCGAACTCGCCGAAGCCGCGCAGTCGGTCGGCGCACTGGCGGTGGCCTTCCGCGCCGGGCGCGAGATCGTGCGGAGTTCGGACGCCGCACAGCCTGGGACGCGAGAGGTCGTGGACCGGTTGCTGGCGGTGCTCGGCGGTTGA